The region CGTGTGGGATCGGCACTGGGTTACCGGCAGCTTCGGCGAGCAGTTGGGCCTGGCATGTCCGTTCCATGGTGGTGAACCAGAAGGTGGCCTCATCCACGCTCTGGCCGACCGTGATCAAGCCGTGGTTGGCCAGGATCGCCGCCTTGTTGTCGCCAAGGGCGGACGCGATCCGCTTGCCCTCCGCAGCATCGTTGGCAACTCCGCCGTATTCGGTGTCGACAGCATGGTCGTTGAAGAAGATGCACGAGTCCTGGGTGAGCGGGAGCAGCGGCCGGTGAAGGGTGGAGAACGCCTTGCCGTGCAGCGAGTGGGAGTGCGCCGCGGCAACCACGTCCGGTCGCGCCGCGTGCACCGCCGCGTGGATGGCGAAGGCGGCGGCGTTGACAGGCCAGGTCCCCTCCAGCACTTCGCCGGCATGGTTGACCAGCAGCAGGTCCGCCGCGCGGATCTGCTTGAAGCTCATCCCGAACGGGTTCACCCAGAAACAATCCGCTTGTTCGGGGTCGCGGGCGGTGATGTGCCCGGCGACTCCCTCGTCGAATCCGAGGCGACCGAATATCCGGAACGCCGCTGCAAGGCGCTGCTTTCGATGGGTGCGCTCCTCGGACACACTGCGGTCGAGCACCGGGATGTGTGGTGTGCGTGGTTCGGTCATGGGCCAACGCTAGGCCAGGCGCTGACCGGACAGTGCACGGACTACCGGCGTGCGCGTTGGCCTCCGCGGGCAAGAAGGGGCTGGTAGAGCCCGGGCGGCAGCTTTCCGAGCAGAGCGAAGAGCCGTGCATCGGGTCCGATGAGTACGCGGCGCCTGTCCTTTTCGACCCCGGTGAGAATGACACGCGCGGCCCTTGCAGGGCTCGTCATGAACGCCTTCTCGAAGTCCTGTCCGGCCTCTTCGGGATCGATTCCGATGGCGGAGAGGCTCGGTGACATCCGCGCGTTGCGGGCGATGTTGGTCTTGATGCCGCCCGGGTGCACGGTCGTGGCCGACACCCCCTGGTCGGCCATGTCGAGCTCGACCCGGAGCGCTTCGGTGAAGCCGCGGACAGCGAACTTCGCCGCGTTGTACGCCGACTGCGACGGAATGCCGATGAAGCCGAACACACTCGAGATGTTGACCACATGACCTTCGCCCGAGTCCCTGAGGTGCGGCAGGAATGCCTTGGTCCCGTGCACCACCCCGCTGAAGTTGACGCCCATCAGCCAGTCGAGGTCGTCGTAGTGCATCCCCTCGACCGGAGCGCCCAATGCCACGCCGGCGTTGTTGAATATCATGTTGATCTTGCCGTGCTCGGCGCGGACCTTGTCGGCCCAGTCGTGCACGGCCGCCCGGTCAGAGACATCCAGCTGCTGGCTCGAGACCTCGACACCGCTGCGCTGTGCAGTGGCAGCGGTGCGTTCGAGGCCGTCCGCGTCGACGTCGCTCAGTGCCACGTGGCAACCCCGTTTCGCCAGGTCAAGTGCAAGCGCAGCGCCGATTCCGCTGGCCGCGCCGGTGATGGCGGCGACCCTCCCCCCATAGCCACGCATCAGCTCGCCTCGTCCTCGTGCGCCTCGAGCGCCGTCGCCTTGGCCCAGCGGTAGTCAGCCTTGCCGGAGGGCGAGCGCACCATCTCGTCGACCAGGCAGATCTCCTTTGGGGTCTTGTAGGCGGCGATCTGCTCCTTCGCGAAGTCGGCCAGGGCCTCGGCGGTCGGGCTGGAGCCCTCGCGGGGCACGACGACGGCGGCGACCCGTTCACCCCATCGCTCATCGGGAACCCCGACCACGACGGCGTCGAATACATCGGGGTGGCCCTTGATGACCAGTTCCACCTCTTCGGGGTAGATCTTCTCGCCGCCGGAGTTGATCGACACGGAGCCACGGCCGAGCAGCGTGATCGTCCCGTCCTCCTCCGTCACGGCCATGTCCCCGGGGATCACCCAGCGCTCGCCGTTGATGGTGGGGAAGGTCTCCGCGGTCTTCTTGTCGTCCTTGTAGTAACCGAGTGGGATGTGGCCGCGGCGCGCGAGTCGGCCGACGACTCCGTCGCCCGGAGTGGTGGGGTTGCCTGCGTCGTCGATCACGATCGTGTGATCACCGAACACGAACTTGGGTCGGCCCTGCTCGTCGGCGCCGGCATGGGTGCCCTGGAAGCCGGTCTCGGACGCGCCGAGTGCGTCGTAGATGATCACGTTGGGGAGCACCTCGGCGTAGCGCTGCTTGACCGCCGGAGAGAGGATTGCCCCGCCCGAGCTGACGAGGAACAGCGCCGAGAGGTCGTAGCGATCGGGGTCCTTGGCGAGCTCCTCGATGAGGGGACGAGCCTGGGCGTCGCCCACGAGGTTCATGACCATCGCCTTTTCGTCCGCGGCGATCCTCCACACCTCGGCCGGGTCCATCTTGCGGGCCGTGCTCATCACCATGAGCGTGCCGGCGAGCGAGTTGCCCGTGGCGGTCCACTGAGCCGCACCATGCATCAGTGGTGCCACCGGGAAGCCGACACCGGGGTCGTTCTCGGCGGCCCGTTCGGCCACCTGGGCCGGGTCGGTGAACGGTTCGGCGAGGGCTGCCACGATCGGGCCGATGGTGGCCTTGAAGAAGTCCTCGTGGGTCCACATCACGCCCTTGGGCATGCCGGTTGTGCCCCCGGTGTAGAGCACATAGAGGTCGTCGTTGCTGCGGGGCCCGAAGTCACGCTCTGGTGACGAGGCCGCGAGGACTTCCTCATAGTCCTCGGCATCGCAGGCCGAGATGTCGGCTCCCGAGCCGTCGTCGTACGCGAGGCAGGCCTTCAGCTGGGGCAGATCGCCGCGGATGTTGGCGAGGCGGGGAGCGAACTCGGCCCCGTGCACCGCAGCCACCGAGTCGGAGTTGTCGAGCAGGTACTGAAGCTCTCCCTCCACGTAGCGGTAGTTCACGTTGACGGGCACGGCGCGGAGCTTCCACGCGGCCCACATGGCCTCGGGCCACTGGTTGCCGTTGTAGCCGTAGATGGCGACCTTGTCGCCGGGTTCGACACCCCGGGCGGCGAGCGCGTGGGCCAGCCGGTTGGCCCGGGCCTCGAGGTCGTCGAGCGTGTACTCGAGCCGACCTCCCGGCGCATTGGGGACCACGATGGCCTTGCGGTCACCGACGGCGTCCACGACAGATTCGAAGATGTCAGCGAGGTTCCATGTGCTTGGCGAAGTCATGGCCGAAACCATACGCGCGACTCGCTGCGCGGGTTCAGCGGAGTAGCGTCGGGGCGCAACGCAGGAGGTGCAGATGAGCAACATGCATGAGCGGATCGTCCAGGCAGAGGAAGGCATCGAGCAGATCCAGCGGTCGCTCGACCATGCCCAGACGGCGCTCCGCGTGGCCGAGCAGGTCGAGGTGGCGGCCACTCGCAGCCGCCGCTTGCTGAAGATGGTTCTCCTGGCCGGGATCGTCGGGATCGTGATCCTCGTCGTCATGAAGGTCGCCTCCCGCTCCACCCGGCCCGATCTCGTCCTTGTCGACGACGAGGGTGCAGACGAAGAGACCGACCCCGACGGCGGTCCGTCGGCTTCCTGATCAGGCTTGCACCGCGCCCGGCTGGTCGGGGGTCAGCCTGAAGGTCGCGCCCGTCGTCACCGGGGCGCCCTCGACGAGGTTGTCATCGATGGCGCGGAACTCCGCCAGCCACTCGCTGTCGTTCACCGAGCACCGCGTCCAGCCGCGCCTCGCATCGAAGTACTTGATCCACGGAAGCAATCCGGTGACCAGTCCGGAGACGTCCTCGGGAATCGGTGCGAGCGACGAGATCGAGGTGCCTACGAGTTCCGTCGCCACCGTGCGCGTGCCGGCGTCGGACTCAACCTGGAGGTCGCCGACGCCCGCCACGTGGATGTCGCCCGTGATCACGACTGTGTTGGTGAGTCCGGCCGCGTCGATGGCGTTGAGCAAGCTCTCCCGTGACGCCGGATAGCCGTCCCACTGGTCGTAGTTCAGCACGGCGTCGCCCACGACCAGCGGTGCCATGACGGTCTGGTTCCCGATCACGTTCCATGTGGCCGTCGACCCGGCCAGCCCGGATTCGAGGCGGGCCTGCTGCTCCGCGCCGAGAAAGGTCCGGTCCGGGTTTTGGAGTTCGTCGCAAGCGGGGGAGAGGTCCAGCGTGGCGTCACCGCACACCTGGTCGTCGCGGAACTGCCGGGAGTCGATCAGGAAGAACGACGCAAGCGACCCCCAGTCGATGCGCCGCTCGATCGGCAGGTCCGGACCGACCGGCGGCGGTAGCCGCACCGGCATGCTCTCCCACCAGGCCCGGTACGCGGCGGTGCGGCGCTCGGTGAACTCGTCGCTGCCCACACCTTCCTTCTCGGAGTTGAGTCCGGCGTAGTTGTTGTCGACCTCATGGTCATCCCACACGACGAGCCACGGGCAGGCTGCATGTGCTGTGCGGAGGTGCTCGTCGCCGCGGTAGATCGCATAACGCCTCCTGTAGTCGGCCAGGGTCGTGCACTCTGGCTGGTCGTTGCCTGCCCCCAGCGGCCGAACGACGCCGTCTGAGGGGTCGACTGCCTGCGATCCGTTCTCGTATATGTAGTCGCCGAGGAACACCACCAGGTCGAGGTCGGTCTCGGCCACATCGCGCCAGGCGTTGTAGTAGCCGCTCTGGAAGCTCTGGCACGACGCGAATCCGAACTCCACGGCGCCGCCGGTTCCTGGCGCCGGGGCTGTCCGGGTGCGGCCGACCGGGCTTGCCCAGTCTCCGATGCGGAACCGGTAGTGGTACCAGGTCGCCGGCTCGAGGCCTTCGGCATCAACTCGCACCGCATGTGCGGAATCGACCGGCGCGGCGGCGATCCCGGCGGCCGCGAGCTCGCTGAACGAGTCGTCGGTCGCCACTTCCCACGACACCTCGGCATCGACTGCGGGCACGCCGCCGTCGCCGGCCTCGGGTCGGGGAGCCAGCCGCGTCCACAGCATGACTGCACCGGGCAGCGGGTCACCGGACGCGACTCCCAGGGTGAACGGGTCACCGCCGAGCCCCGGGTCGGGCGGCACCTCGGGTGCCTTCACGGCTCGGCCCGCGGCCGGGGTCGACGCTGTCGTGGTCGATGCCGTCGTCGACCCACCGGATCCAGCGCGGTCATCGCCGGTGCAGGCCGCCAGGGCGGCCCCACCCCCGCTGATCCCCAGGGCGGTCAGGAAGCGGCGTCTCGTCGTGGGATCCACCGGGCAATCATCGCACCCGGCCGCGCCACCGGTCTGGGCTACGGTCCGGCGCCATGACTGATGACACTCCCAGCGCGCCCGGTGACCTCTTTGATGTGGAGGGTCGTACCGTGGTGGTGACCGGCGCCACGAGCGGGATCGGGCGGATGATCGCCGGCGGGTTCGTGGGCGCCGGCGCAGAGGTGATCGTGACCTCGCGAAAGGCTGACGCGGTGGAGGCGACTGTTGCGGAGCTGTCCTCTGTGGGGACCTGCTCGGGCACCACTTCCAACCTGTCCACCGAGGGCGGTTGCAGGGACTTCGCAAGCTGGGTGGCCGAGCGCCATGACGGCCTGGATGTGCTCGTCAACAACGCTGGCGCCACCTGGGGTGCACCGCTCGCGGAGCAGGACACCGCATCGTGGTCGCGGGTGCTCGACCTCAACCTGGCCGGCGTGTTCCATGTGACCAGGTTCCTGCTGCCGTTGCTCGAGGCCGCGGGCACTGCCGAGGATCCGGCACGGATCATCAACGTGGGGTCGACCAACGGCCTCAAGCCACCTCCGATGGAGACATACGCATACACGGCATCGAAGGCGGCGGTGCACCAGATGTCGCGACACCTCGCCGGCCACCTGGGCCCGGAGATCACGGTCAACGCCCTGGCTCCCGGGCCGTTCCCCTCCAAGATGATGGCGGGCACCCTCGAGGCGTTCGGTGAGCAGATTGCAGGGTCGCTGCCGATGCAGCGGGTTGGTCGCGCCGACGACATCGCAGGCGCCGCGATCTTCCTTGCCTCGCGCGCCGGTGCGTTCGTGACCGGGGCGGTCATTCCGGTCGACGGTGGATCGGCCTGTGTCTGACGCCAACCGGGGCGGTGTGCCGGTGTCTGCTCGTGCTGCAAGGATGCACCCGGACAAGGAGGGTCACATGACCGCAGTAGCCGCCGCACGGGATCTGTATGAAGAGCTGGACACGATCGCGCAGGCGACGCGCCCGGGGGAGTCGTTTGATCGCTCCGCCCTCGACGCGATCGCAACCGCCGGGCTCAACGGCGTGGCCGTGCCCAAGGCACTGGGCGGTGCCGACCTGCCCCTGGTGGAAGCGGTCGACGTGTGGGCGGAGCTCTCGCGGGCCGACGGTTCGATCGGCTGGTGCTCCTTCGCCGCCGACTCGGCGCTGGCTTACTTCGGGGCGTACCTGGACGACGAGGGCATCGGCATCCTCATGGATGGACGACCGGAGGGCTCGCTGCCCGTGGTGGCAGGGCAGTTCGCACCCAACGGTGCGGCCACGGCGGACGGCGACGACTGGTTGCTGGACGGCGACTACCAGTTCGGTTCCGGAATCGTGCTGGCCGACTTCGCCGGAGCGGGCTTCTTCGCCACGCCCGCCGACGGTGGCGATGCCGCCTACCTGATGGGCTGCTTCCCCCAGGGCCTCATCGACCAGAAGGGCAACTGGGAAGTGCTGGGCCTGCGCGCCACGCAGTCCATCGACTACGGAGTGCACGGGGTGCGTGTGCCACGGGTCAGTGCTTTCGACTTCTTCACCCCGACCGTGCACCGCGGCTCTGCCAAGCACTACCTGGGTGTGTTGCCCCTGACAGCGGCCGGTCACGCCGGATGGGCGCTCGGAGTGGCACGACGGATGCTCGATGAGCTCACGGAGCTGGCCAGGACCAAGACCCGCATGGGTGCCACCGCCGGTCTGGCCGATTCGGAGTACTTCCTGATCAACCTGGCCCGTCTCGAGTCGCGGCACCGTGCGGCGAGGGCCTGGGTCGCGGAGGTCTGCGAGCAAGCTGAGGCCGAGTGCGAGGCCCGCGGCGATTTCGTGTCCGTGCCCACGGCGAACCTCGTCCGTCAGGCGTGCGTGCATGCCAACCGCGACTCCGTGGAACTGGCACGCGAGGCCTACACGCTCGCCGGCACCTCCGCGTTGCGCGAGGGACCGCTGCAGAAGTGCTTCAGGGACCTGCACGCCGGGGGCCAGCACTACTTCGCGTCCGACGCTCCGAGCGTCGAGTACGGCCAGACCCTCGTTCAGGGGAAGGACAGTGCCCGGTAGGGTGCGGCACCATGACCGGTTCACGGCCGAACATCCTGTTGATCCTCACCGATGAGGAGCGTGCCCAGCCGGACTATGAAGTCGAAGCGCTGGCCGATTTCAGGAAGGAGCGATTGCCGGCTCGCAGCAGCCTCGAGCGGGAGGGGATGCAGTTCGGCCGTCACTACACGGCGGCGACCGCGTGTGTGCCGAGTCGGGCATCGATCTTCACCGGCCAGTATCCGAGCCTGCACCGGGTTCGCAACACTGATGGACTCGGCAAGTCTGCGACGGGCCCGTGGATGAAGTGGCTCGGAGGTGTTCGACCAGCTCGGGCTCGAAGGCGACGGCGGCCAGCCGTGGATGGCCGTGGCGTCGTTCCTCAACCCGCACGACATCGTGTTCAGTGGCGAGCCGTGGAAGATGTTCGGTTTCCCACCCGTGCCGGATTGGGTCCCCGAGGTGCCAGAAGCGCCGTCGCAACAGGACTCGTTGGACGATCGTCCGGCCTGCCAGAAGGCACTCCGAGACGTGTGGCCGAAGATGGTCTTCCCCCAGCCGACCGACTCGGAGTTCCGTCGGCTCTACCACTTCCTGCAGGCGATGGTCGACGAGTCGATCTCCCGGATCCTGGGGCCACTCGAACGCAACGGTCTCGCCGAGAACACGATCGTGATCCACACCGCTGACCACGGCGATCAACTCGGTGCACACGGCGGGCTGATCGAGAAGTGGCACGTCGCCTACGAGGAGTCCATTCGCGTGCCGTTCGTGGCGCGTGGACCCGGAATCGCTCCCGGCCGAACCGAGGTGCCGACCAGCCACGTCGACCTGCTTCCGACACTTCTGGGCCTGGCCGGAACGAGCCCCGGCCAGCTCACCGACAAGCTTCCGGGTGAGTTCAGTCAGTTGCAGCCGCTGCCGGGGCGCGATCTGTCGAGCGTTCTGAGAGGGAACGGGGAACCATCCAGGGAGCCGATCTACTTCATGACCGAGGACGAGATCAGCCGCGGCGACATCCACCGGGGACCGATATCGCACGAGGTGTTCGAGGCCGTCCCACCGCCGGGTTGCGTCGAATCGGTCATAAGCGAGTTCGAAGGCCACCTCTGGAAGCTCAACCGCTACTACGACGCCGACCAGCACACCGACGAAGAGGAGTGGGAGCTTCACGACCTCACGTCCGATGTCCATGAACGGGACAACAGGTACGCCGACGCCCTCGACGCCCGCGAGGCCCTCGAAGACGTGCTCGAGGAACAACGCGCACAGAAACGCCTGACGCCCAGCGAATAGTCCTGGAGCGCCGATCCGAGCCCCGGGCGCGCCCACATCTACGCCAACCTCGGTCAGCTCAGCGCAGGACGGGCGAGTGCCATTGCCGACCTCGCAACGTCTCCGGGCGAGCCGGCTCCTCAGGTCCCCGGCTTCGAGGCGCCGGGCGAATAGGCTGACGCCGAGTGGCGTCGGCGCCACGGAACGGAGTCATCATGGCAACCGAACGAGAGACACTGCAACCGGCGCAGCGGCCGTGGGAGGTCACGCTGCTGGTCGTGCTCGGCTACATAGGCGGGTTCTTCAATCTGCTGGGAGGCGTGCTGATCATGCTCGACCGCCAGGACGACACGTTCCAGGGGCTCACATTCCACTCCGAGAACCAGCTCCTCGCCTTCGGCCTCATGGTGGCCGTGATCGGCATCGCGCAGATCTTCCTCGCCAACTTGCTCGGCAAGGGAAGCCAGATCGTGCGTGTGTTCTATGCCGTCATCGCCGTGTTCAACCTCGCCGCCGGTGTGTGGGCGATGGTGGCACTGCAAAGTGAACAGCGGGCATCCGGCACAGTC is a window of Actinomycetes bacterium DNA encoding:
- a CDS encoding sulfatase-like hydrolase/transferase, producing MFDQLGLEGDGGQPWMAVASFLNPHDIVFSGEPWKMFGFPPVPDWVPEVPEAPSQQDSLDDRPACQKALRDVWPKMVFPQPTDSEFRRLYHFLQAMVDESISRILGPLERNGLAENTIVIHTADHGDQLGAHGGLIEKWHVAYEESIRVPFVARGPGIAPGRTEVPTSHVDLLPTLLGLAGTSPGQLTDKLPGEFSQLQPLPGRDLSSVLRGNGEPSREPIYFMTEDEISRGDIHRGPISHEVFEAVPPPGCVESVISEFEGHLWKLNRYYDADQHTDEEEWELHDLTSDVHERDNRYADALDAREALEDVLEEQRAQKRLTPSE
- a CDS encoding SDR family NAD(P)-dependent oxidoreductase codes for the protein MRGYGGRVAAITGAASGIGAALALDLAKRGCHVALSDVDADGLERTAATAQRSGVEVSSQQLDVSDRAAVHDWADKVRAEHGKINMIFNNAGVALGAPVEGMHYDDLDWLMGVNFSGVVHGTKAFLPHLRDSGEGHVVNISSVFGFIGIPSQSAYNAAKFAVRGFTEALRVELDMADQGVSATTVHPGGIKTNIARNARMSPSLSAIGIDPEEAGQDFEKAFMTSPARAARVILTGVEKDRRRVLIGPDARLFALLGKLPPGLYQPLLARGGQRARR
- a CDS encoding alkaline phosphatase yields the protein MDPTTRRRFLTALGISGGGAALAACTGDDRAGSGGSTTASTTTASTPAAGRAVKAPEVPPDPGLGGDPFTLGVASGDPLPGAVMLWTRLAPRPEAGDGGVPAVDAEVSWEVATDDSFSELAAAGIAAAPVDSAHAVRVDAEGLEPATWYHYRFRIGDWASPVGRTRTAPAPGTGGAVEFGFASCQSFQSGYYNAWRDVAETDLDLVVFLGDYIYENGSQAVDPSDGVVRPLGAGNDQPECTTLADYRRRYAIYRGDEHLRTAHAACPWLVVWDDHEVDNNYAGLNSEKEGVGSDEFTERRTAAYRAWWESMPVRLPPPVGPDLPIERRIDWGSLASFFLIDSRQFRDDQVCGDATLDLSPACDELQNPDRTFLGAEQQARLESGLAGSTATWNVIGNQTVMAPLVVGDAVLNYDQWDGYPASRESLLNAIDAAGLTNTVVITGDIHVAGVGDLQVESDAGTRTVATELVGTSISSLAPIPEDVSGLVTGLLPWIKYFDARRGWTRCSVNDSEWLAEFRAIDDNLVEGAPVTTGATFRLTPDQPGAVQA
- a CDS encoding class II aldolase/adducin family protein; its protein translation is MTEPRTPHIPVLDRSVSEERTHRKQRLAAAFRIFGRLGFDEGVAGHITARDPEQADCFWVNPFGMSFKQIRAADLLLVNHAGEVLEGTWPVNAAAFAIHAAVHAARPDVVAAAHSHSLHGKAFSTLHRPLLPLTQDSCIFFNDHAVDTEYGGVANDAAEGKRIASALGDNKAAILANHGLITVGQSVDEATFWFTTMERTCQAQLLAEAAGNPVPIPHDVAQSVYENVGTHLAGWFSAQPLFDWIIAEQPDCLEV
- a CDS encoding acyl-CoA synthetase; translated protein: MTSPSTWNLADIFESVVDAVGDRKAIVVPNAPGGRLEYTLDDLEARANRLAHALAARGVEPGDKVAIYGYNGNQWPEAMWAAWKLRAVPVNVNYRYVEGELQYLLDNSDSVAAVHGAEFAPRLANIRGDLPQLKACLAYDDGSGADISACDAEDYEEVLAASSPERDFGPRSNDDLYVLYTGGTTGMPKGVMWTHEDFFKATIGPIVAALAEPFTDPAQVAERAAENDPGVGFPVAPLMHGAAQWTATGNSLAGTLMVMSTARKMDPAEVWRIAADEKAMVMNLVGDAQARPLIEELAKDPDRYDLSALFLVSSGGAILSPAVKQRYAEVLPNVIIYDALGASETGFQGTHAGADEQGRPKFVFGDHTIVIDDAGNPTTPGDGVVGRLARRGHIPLGYYKDDKKTAETFPTINGERWVIPGDMAVTEEDGTITLLGRGSVSINSGGEKIYPEEVELVIKGHPDVFDAVVVGVPDERWGERVAAVVVPREGSSPTAEALADFAKEQIAAYKTPKEICLVDEMVRSPSGKADYRWAKATALEAHEDEAS
- a CDS encoding SDR family oxidoreductase, which encodes MTDDTPSAPGDLFDVEGRTVVVTGATSGIGRMIAGGFVGAGAEVIVTSRKADAVEATVAELSSVGTCSGTTSNLSTEGGCRDFASWVAERHDGLDVLVNNAGATWGAPLAEQDTASWSRVLDLNLAGVFHVTRFLLPLLEAAGTAEDPARIINVGSTNGLKPPPMETYAYTASKAAVHQMSRHLAGHLGPEITVNALAPGPFPSKMMAGTLEAFGEQIAGSLPMQRVGRADDIAGAAIFLASRAGAFVTGAVIPVDGGSACV